In the Muricauda sp. MAR_2010_75 genome, one interval contains:
- a CDS encoding HmuY family protein — protein MKTIFRSVTITCILLAFAACSSDDDNNPDLVAVESSTASNIPAPQTGGQGEPVGGPFTKFSFATGAVTTSDTEWDIAFRGTTIAVNGGSETGTDDEPERNGDAGVSIANGTFADITSADGLTFEQDASGAFAIASGSDNGWYNYNPATFTVTPIPGKILVFRTHDGKYAKVEILSYYKDAPTEIDAMTDESRFYTFNYVYNPNAGKTTLTVN, from the coding sequence ATGAAAACCATTTTTAGATCAGTAACAATCACCTGTATCTTGCTCGCCTTTGCAGCGTGCAGTAGCGACGATGATAACAATCCAGACCTTGTAGCTGTTGAGAGCAGTACCGCAAGTAATATTCCAGCACCGCAAACCGGTGGTCAGGGAGAACCCGTAGGTGGCCCTTTCACCAAATTTAGCTTTGCCACTGGCGCGGTCACTACCAGCGATACGGAATGGGATATTGCTTTTAGAGGTACTACCATTGCCGTGAACGGCGGTTCCGAAACGGGAACAGACGATGAACCGGAACGAAATGGAGACGCGGGCGTATCTATTGCGAATGGTACTTTTGCCGATATCACCTCAGCCGATGGACTCACCTTTGAACAAGATGCCTCAGGCGCTTTTGCCATAGCTTCGGGAAGTGATAATGGTTGGTACAACTACAATCCTGCTACATTCACCGTTACCCCAATTCCCGGTAAAATTTTGGTGTTCCGAACACATGATGGAAAATATGCCAAAGTGGAAATCCTAAGCTACTATAAGGACGCCCCCACTGAAATTGACGCCATGACAGATGAGTCTCGATTTTACACCTTTAACTATGTGTACAACCCCAATGCGGGCAAGACCACATTGACCGTTAACTAA
- a CDS encoding DUF6607 family protein: MKKSVIFASLAFGLAFVMQAQEKKELDRKAIKDMCGCFEITFKYTETFAPEIDYEKKLDYTAKALELAIPIVDEENKISLQHLLVVHDTVVIKHWRQDWLYENQNMFYYDKDNNWTFQKLPADAVKGQWTQKVYQVDDSPRYSGSATWVHYDGKHYWENETDSPLPRREYSKRRDYNVMKRGNRQEITSYGWIHEQDNDKIIRKDGQSDVLLAQEKGMNIYTKVADDKCKIAQDWWNQHKDFWAKARASWEQVYDRNTNLTLLKQVDETPLFMHFYTLEEANAGQEQISQLINTFIADKKVSKNAEGK, from the coding sequence ATGAAAAAATCAGTCATTTTTGCATCGCTTGCTTTTGGATTGGCATTTGTAATGCAGGCCCAAGAAAAGAAAGAACTTGACCGCAAAGCCATAAAGGATATGTGTGGTTGTTTTGAAATCACTTTTAAGTACACAGAGACCTTTGCCCCAGAAATCGACTATGAAAAAAAGCTGGATTATACCGCCAAAGCTTTGGAGCTGGCTATCCCCATTGTTGATGAAGAGAACAAAATTTCACTGCAGCATTTGTTGGTGGTCCATGACACCGTGGTCATTAAACACTGGCGTCAAGATTGGTTATACGAAAACCAAAATATGTTCTATTATGATAAGGACAACAATTGGACGTTCCAAAAACTTCCAGCCGATGCTGTGAAAGGGCAGTGGACCCAGAAAGTGTATCAGGTGGACGATAGCCCCCGATATTCGGGTTCGGCAACGTGGGTGCACTATGATGGCAAACACTACTGGGAGAATGAAACGGATTCCCCGCTACCACGAAGGGAATATTCCAAACGCAGGGACTACAATGTGATGAAGCGGGGGAACCGACAGGAAATTACTTCCTATGGTTGGATTCATGAACAGGACAATGACAAAATAATCCGTAAGGATGGTCAATCGGATGTATTGCTCGCCCAAGAAAAGGGAATGAACATTTACACCAAGGTAGCCGATGACAAATGTAAAATAGCCCAAGACTGGTGGAACCAGCACAAGGATTTTTGGGCCAAAGCCAGAGCTTCATGGGAGCAGGTTTATGATAGAAACACCAATTTGACCCTACTTAAACAGGTGGATGAAACACCGTTGTTCATGCATTTCTACACCTTGGAAGAAGCCAATGCTGGCCAAGAACAGATATCACAATTGATAAATACATTTATTGCAGACAAGAAGGTATCCAAAAATGCAGAGGGAAAGTAA
- a CDS encoding TonB-dependent siderophore receptor, with the protein MEKDSMALQNLNEVVVTATRTYRQLSSLPQPVTLIPKKQLQQTGVTRLNEILNEQTGIIMVPDATIGGGEGVQIQGIASDYILVLIDGVPLVGRSSGNLDLSRLAIGNIKQIEVVKGPSSSLFGSEALGGVINIITEKPTSKKISGQVSHRAASFNNQNSTVNLNQRTKKVGFSIFADRLSTDGYDLAPSQEGQTISPFFNYTFNGRVYFDASEHLDVFASGRYFFQEFSIAPSSSEEKDANVHLRINHNLSKKTNFQYELYYTNYITDEKSIDPIDNELLIANDFDQKLFRPEIRFNHTFSANNTLTIGGGYNFENLQRSLFAHTISFESQYIFTQYDFKPSKKLNIIAGARFDSHSEYNSQLSPKISARYSITRNIALKGSVGSGFKAPDFRQLYLDFTNAAGGGYSVFGKEVEQEGIQRLQDNNEIATLQVDSAELGQPLDAESSVGYNLGMSYKKGKLSTTLNLFRNDFKNLIDTRILASKTNGQNVFGYINRERVYTQGLEADFQYKPKENISLSLGYQLLYAFDKDQKDAVNNGEVFARDPETLETVRLSKSDYFGLENRSRHTINAKVFWEIPKWEANANVRVTYRSRFGYTDRNGNAILDAYDESFVKGYALVNLALGKTFFKRYHLQCGLNNLLDFKGSNPLAAQDNEVLINPGIQFFTRFIIQF; encoded by the coding sequence ATGGAAAAAGACTCAATGGCCTTGCAAAATCTGAACGAAGTGGTGGTTACCGCCACCCGTACCTATAGGCAACTATCTTCTTTGCCACAGCCTGTGACACTCATTCCAAAAAAGCAATTGCAGCAGACCGGTGTCACCCGTTTAAATGAAATCCTGAATGAGCAAACGGGCATCATTATGGTCCCCGATGCGACGATTGGAGGTGGCGAAGGTGTTCAAATACAAGGTATTGCTTCAGATTATATTTTAGTGCTGATTGACGGGGTTCCCTTGGTTGGTCGAAGCTCTGGAAATCTGGACCTTAGCCGGCTTGCCATTGGCAACATTAAACAGATAGAAGTGGTGAAAGGGCCTTCATCCAGCCTTTTTGGCTCTGAAGCGCTTGGAGGTGTCATCAATATCATAACGGAAAAACCTACCTCAAAAAAAATAAGCGGACAAGTTTCCCACCGGGCCGCAAGTTTTAACAATCAAAACAGTACGGTCAACCTTAACCAAAGAACCAAAAAGGTTGGGTTTTCCATTTTTGCCGACAGACTTAGTACGGATGGATATGACCTTGCCCCCTCCCAAGAAGGACAGACCATCTCACCCTTTTTCAACTATACCTTTAATGGGCGTGTGTATTTTGATGCTTCCGAGCATCTGGATGTCTTTGCCTCTGGCCGTTACTTCTTCCAAGAGTTTTCAATTGCGCCAAGCAGTAGCGAGGAAAAAGATGCCAATGTCCACCTACGCATCAACCACAACCTCTCCAAAAAGACCAACTTTCAATATGAATTGTACTACACCAACTACATTACGGACGAAAAAAGCATAGACCCCATCGATAATGAATTACTCATTGCCAATGACTTTGACCAGAAACTCTTTCGTCCTGAAATCAGGTTCAACCATACCTTTTCGGCTAACAATACGCTAACAATAGGTGGTGGGTATAATTTTGAGAACTTGCAACGCTCCTTGTTCGCTCATACAATATCCTTTGAATCCCAGTACATTTTTACCCAATACGACTTTAAACCCTCCAAAAAGCTCAACATCATAGCGGGCGCTCGTTTTGACAGCCACAGCGAATACAACTCCCAACTGAGCCCCAAAATATCGGCTCGGTACAGCATAACTCGCAATATTGCCCTTAAAGGCTCGGTGGGCAGCGGTTTTAAGGCGCCTGATTTTAGACAACTGTATTTGGATTTTACCAATGCAGCTGGAGGCGGGTACTCCGTTTTTGGAAAGGAAGTTGAGCAAGAGGGCATTCAACGACTACAAGACAATAACGAAATTGCCACCTTACAGGTGGATTCTGCGGAACTGGGCCAACCGCTGGATGCCGAAAGTTCTGTTGGATACAATCTGGGGATGTCCTATAAAAAGGGAAAACTGTCCACAACCTTGAATCTTTTCCGAAACGACTTTAAAAACCTGATAGATACCCGAATCTTGGCATCCAAGACCAATGGGCAGAATGTTTTTGGCTACATCAACCGAGAACGTGTGTACACGCAAGGGCTGGAAGCAGATTTTCAATACAAGCCCAAAGAAAATATAAGTCTCTCGCTAGGGTATCAATTACTGTATGCGTTTGACAAGGACCAGAAAGATGCGGTCAACAATGGTGAGGTTTTTGCCCGAGACCCTGAGACTCTGGAAACCGTCCGCTTGTCCAAATCAGATTATTTTGGACTGGAAAACCGTTCGCGCCATACCATCAATGCAAAGGTTTTTTGGGAAATCCCCAAATGGGAGGCCAATGCCAATGTAAGGGTCACGTACCGAAGTCGGTTTGGGTATACAGACCGCAATGGTAACGCTATATTGGATGCATACGATGAATCCTTTGTAAAAGGATATGCATTGGTAAATCTGGCCTTGGGAAAAACATTTTTCAAGCGTTACCACCTTCAATGCGGCCTAAACAATCTGCTTGATTTTAAAGGATCCAACCCTCTGGCTGCACAAGACAATGAAGTGCTCATTAATCCGGGCATTCAATTTTTTACTCGATTTATTATTCAATTTTAA
- a CDS encoding NAD(P)H-binding protein produces MKANYLVLGGKGKTGRKVVQKLKQLNQNVRIGSRSETPSFDWENPETWTNALEGMDRVYITFQPDLAIPGALEAIEGFIKIAKQKRVKKVVLLSGKGEREAELCEQVVINSGIDHTIVRASWFNQNFSESFFLDSILAGHVALPQAEAKVPYVDTDDIADVVVEALINDDHNGEIYELTGPRFLTFEQVVNEIANASGRDITFTAISLPAYTKMMEDFGVSSDYVWLINYLFSEVLGNKSNEVITHDIEKVLGRKPKDFSTYAEETAATGVWNEEVEA; encoded by the coding sequence ATGAAAGCAAATTATTTAGTACTTGGCGGAAAAGGAAAAACTGGGCGTAAGGTTGTCCAGAAATTGAAACAATTGAATCAAAACGTACGGATTGGTTCACGAAGTGAAACCCCATCTTTTGATTGGGAAAATCCGGAAACTTGGACCAATGCCTTGGAGGGAATGGATAGGGTCTATATCACTTTTCAACCGGATTTGGCGATTCCCGGTGCTCTGGAAGCCATTGAAGGTTTTATCAAAATAGCAAAACAAAAGCGAGTTAAAAAAGTAGTGCTTTTGTCCGGGAAAGGAGAACGGGAGGCCGAACTGTGCGAGCAGGTGGTGATCAACTCGGGGATTGACCACACCATTGTGCGGGCCAGTTGGTTCAATCAGAATTTTAGTGAAAGTTTCTTTTTGGATTCCATTTTGGCCGGGCACGTGGCATTGCCCCAAGCAGAGGCCAAGGTGCCTTATGTGGATACAGATGACATTGCCGATGTGGTAGTGGAGGCTTTGATCAACGACGACCATAATGGTGAAATCTATGAATTGACAGGTCCACGCTTCTTGACTTTTGAACAAGTAGTTAATGAGATTGCAAACGCTTCGGGACGTGATATTACATTTACGGCCATATCACTTCCAGCGTATACCAAAATGATGGAGGATTTTGGTGTGTCTTCGGATTATGTTTGGTTGATCAATTACTTGTTTTCCGAAGTGTTGGGCAATAAGTCCAATGAGGTCATCACCCACGACATTGAAAAGGTGCTGGGAAGAAAGCCTAAGGATTTTTCAACGTATGCAGAAGAAACAGCCGCAACTGGGGTTTGGAATGAAGAGGTTGAGGCGTAA
- a CDS encoding AraC family transcriptional regulator — protein sequence MNRDIIDINDFTILVEEAKADAPTKDACLFDEPVIAVAFYGSGNVDLAVKYENTQKDFQYTKGLALSFYADEKVVFEHTVASDKPLECIVIATSPRNLAKLPNEEGELFAEMLNQLVNPTDPYVEGPQFFMTPEMQSVVDQIFHNSYEGKTKMMFFRSQITTLLSHFFGQLATMDKSVIRTSEREKLFQAKEILSNQLDNPPSLTELSRQIGLNSFKLKKNFKEVFGVPVFKYLQNQRMEKAHELLRNHEATVQEAAWQVGYDSLSSFSNAFAKKFGYRPSEIRQ from the coding sequence ATGAACCGGGATATCATCGACATCAATGATTTTACCATTTTGGTGGAGGAGGCCAAGGCCGATGCGCCAACAAAAGACGCTTGCCTGTTTGATGAACCGGTGATTGCTGTGGCATTCTATGGCTCGGGAAATGTTGATCTAGCGGTAAAGTACGAGAACACCCAAAAGGATTTTCAATATACCAAGGGACTGGCCCTCTCTTTTTATGCTGATGAAAAGGTGGTGTTTGAGCATACGGTTGCTTCGGACAAACCCTTGGAGTGCATTGTGATTGCCACCTCGCCCCGGAATCTTGCAAAATTGCCCAATGAAGAAGGGGAATTATTTGCTGAAATGCTCAATCAATTGGTGAATCCAACCGACCCTTATGTGGAAGGGCCACAATTTTTTATGACCCCGGAAATGCAATCCGTGGTGGACCAGATTTTTCACAATTCGTATGAGGGGAAAACCAAAATGATGTTTTTCCGAAGTCAGATTACGACATTGCTGTCCCATTTTTTTGGACAATTGGCAACCATGGACAAATCGGTCATCAGAACATCGGAACGGGAAAAATTATTTCAGGCCAAGGAAATTCTTTCCAATCAATTGGACAATCCGCCCTCCTTGACCGAACTTTCCAGACAGATAGGACTCAACAGTTTTAAATTGAAAAAGAACTTTAAGGAGGTTTTTGGGGTTCCGGTATTCAAATACCTTCAAAACCAACGGATGGAAAAAGCCCACGAACTCCTCCGGAATCATGAAGCTACGGTACAAGAGGCCGCTTGGCAAGTGGGCTATGACAGTCTGAGTTCCTTTTCCAATGCCTTTGCCAAAAAGTTTGGGTATCGACCTAGTGAGATTCGACAATGA
- a CDS encoding FMN-binding protein encodes MQRESKFKVLSVAVIFTALSLVGFETQKISPRLQEKMDNAVQTTFEVEEFTLEQLPVDVGLNAKTPAEMGGENLFNILKDGNCLGYVYLGEAPSMKKVFDYVVLFSPDLSIKKSKILIYREDYGRQVGSQRWLKQFIGKKSGESLAYVEDIDAISGATISAKSMTLAVSNVLLSMQVLEENNFFE; translated from the coding sequence ATGCAGAGGGAAAGTAAGTTTAAGGTTTTGAGTGTGGCCGTAATTTTTACGGCCCTTTCCCTCGTTGGATTTGAAACCCAGAAAATATCACCCCGACTCCAGGAAAAAATGGATAATGCAGTGCAGACCACTTTTGAAGTTGAGGAATTCACCTTGGAGCAGCTCCCAGTGGACGTTGGATTGAACGCAAAGACCCCCGCAGAGATGGGAGGAGAAAATTTGTTCAACATCCTAAAGGATGGCAACTGCTTAGGCTATGTATATCTGGGTGAAGCACCCAGCATGAAAAAGGTTTTTGATTATGTGGTGCTCTTCAGTCCAGATTTGAGCATTAAAAAGTCCAAAATATTGATATACCGCGAAGATTATGGTCGCCAAGTAGGGAGTCAACGTTGGCTAAAACAATTTATAGGCAAAAAATCAGGGGAAAGTTTGGCCTATGTTGAAGATATCGATGCCATCTCAGGCGCTACCATTTCCGCCAAATCCATGACCTTGGCAGTAAGTAATGTGCTCTTAAGCATGCAGGTTTTGGAAGAAAATAATTTTTTTGAGTGA
- a CDS encoding DASS family sodium-coupled anion symporter: MELSKKIGLILGPIAFLTLTYLPVELVSEKGDAVISVAAWMLIWWITEAVSISVTALLPLLLLPILKILPIAEVGANYGSPIVFLFFGGFVMALALEKVNLHRRIALNIIRLTGTTPNKVILGFMIATASLSMWISNTASTVVMLPIALSVINLLINDADGFTKNDQNFALSVMLGIAFSANAGGIATVIGTPPNSVLIGLLENEYNTEISFLKWMTLGLPFSIIMIGICYLVLVKWMFPNRDLKFNASKEVIHTELEKLGPTSGKEKMVLVIFAVTVFLWIFRTLINAMFPALELTDTMISIFAAIALFSIPYNIKKGDFIIEWKDTSRLAWGILILFGGGLALAQGMSTSGIVDMVADAIAQSEISILLTATLLIFLMLFMTELMSNVALVAVLAPVVAGIALGLDIPILYLLIPVTIASSCAFMLPMATPPNAIVFASGYVKIAQMARVGVILNLIAVGLLVLVFKFVVPVLF, from the coding sequence GTAATTTCTGTTGCGGCGTGGATGCTCATCTGGTGGATTACCGAAGCCGTTTCCATTTCAGTGACCGCCCTTTTGCCCCTGTTACTTTTGCCCATCCTCAAAATATTGCCCATTGCCGAAGTTGGGGCCAATTATGGGAGTCCCATTGTCTTTCTCTTTTTTGGTGGGTTTGTTATGGCATTGGCCTTGGAAAAGGTGAATCTCCATCGCCGCATAGCCCTCAACATCATTAGATTAACTGGGACCACACCCAATAAAGTGATTCTGGGGTTTATGATTGCCACCGCTTCCTTGAGCATGTGGATCAGCAATACGGCCAGTACGGTGGTAATGTTGCCCATTGCGCTGTCCGTCATCAACCTTTTGATCAATGATGCGGATGGATTCACTAAAAACGATCAAAATTTTGCTTTGAGTGTCATGCTTGGAATTGCCTTTTCGGCCAATGCTGGGGGTATTGCCACCGTAATTGGAACACCGCCAAATTCGGTCTTGATCGGACTTTTGGAAAATGAATACAATACCGAAATCTCCTTTTTAAAATGGATGACATTGGGATTGCCTTTTTCCATCATCATGATTGGCATTTGTTATTTGGTCTTGGTGAAATGGATGTTCCCCAATCGGGATTTAAAATTCAATGCTTCCAAAGAGGTCATTCACACAGAACTTGAAAAACTCGGACCCACTTCAGGAAAGGAAAAAATGGTTTTGGTAATTTTTGCCGTTACTGTTTTTCTTTGGATTTTTAGAACCTTGATCAATGCCATGTTCCCTGCTCTGGAGCTTACGGATACCATGATCAGCATTTTTGCCGCCATTGCCCTGTTTTCAATTCCGTACAACATAAAGAAAGGCGACTTTATTATTGAATGGAAGGATACTTCAAGATTGGCATGGGGCATATTGATTTTGTTCGGCGGTGGTTTGGCCTTGGCCCAAGGAATGTCAACAAGCGGCATAGTGGACATGGTGGCCGATGCCATAGCCCAAAGCGAAATCAGCATATTGCTCACAGCCACTTTATTGATTTTCTTGATGCTCTTTATGACCGAATTGATGAGCAACGTGGCCCTGGTAGCGGTTTTGGCACCCGTGGTGGCCGGTATTGCTCTTGGATTGGACATTCCCATCCTCTATCTGCTGATTCCTGTAACCATTGCCAGCAGTTGTGCCTTTATGTTGCCCATGGCCACACCACCAAATGCGATAGTCTTTGCCAGTGGTTATGTAAAGATTGCCCAAATGGCACGTGTGGGTGTTATTTTAAACCTTATTGCAGTGGGACTATTGGTTCTTGTGTTCAAGTTCGTAGTTCCAGTTCTGTTCTAA
- a CDS encoding adenylate/guanylate cyclase domain-containing protein — MALVFSNNRRWRIIRFYCIGWTLAFVYLSIVRGVGTMEMGSLKFDLLSSLLISVTLGPIMGLISGFAQILTEERVQKNRSLITLLIFRFIYGILFLLLLILGAYAVYQFYFGTSLGIVAFAMDAGSAAIYFYVLSVDVFLTLLRQINLMLGEGNLRKLMQGKFYTPREEERIFMFLDLHSSTQLAEQLGHVNYSLLIQDCFNDLGNAIANNPAEIYQYVGDEAVLTWTLKNGLKNDHCLKAFYNFKLTLEKKRRYYEKKYGVLPFFKAGMHVGMVTVTEVGKYKKEIAYHGDTLNTTARIQGQCNILKSKLLISETLVNNLSSNIYAFTAMGSISLKGKEEKVALYAVSEN, encoded by the coding sequence ATGGCCTTGGTTTTCAGCAACAACCGCAGATGGCGGATCATTCGGTTTTATTGTATTGGTTGGACTCTTGCTTTTGTATATCTGAGTATAGTGCGTGGTGTGGGTACCATGGAAATGGGCAGTCTCAAGTTTGATTTGCTTTCCAGCTTATTGATTTCAGTGACCTTGGGACCCATTATGGGATTGATTTCCGGCTTTGCCCAAATCCTAACCGAGGAACGGGTGCAGAAAAACCGTTCGTTGATCACCCTGCTCATCTTCCGATTTATTTATGGCATCCTGTTCCTGCTGCTGCTTATTTTGGGAGCCTATGCGGTGTATCAATTCTATTTTGGAACTTCTTTAGGAATTGTAGCCTTTGCCATGGACGCTGGAAGTGCCGCCATCTATTTTTATGTGCTTTCGGTGGATGTGTTTTTGACCCTCCTGCGGCAAATCAATTTAATGTTGGGCGAAGGGAATTTGAGAAAACTCATGCAAGGAAAATTTTATACGCCACGGGAAGAGGAACGCATTTTCATGTTTTTGGATTTGCATTCTTCCACGCAACTTGCAGAACAATTGGGGCATGTAAACTATAGTTTACTGATTCAGGATTGTTTTAATGACCTTGGAAATGCAATAGCAAACAACCCCGCTGAAATCTACCAATATGTGGGGGATGAAGCCGTACTTACCTGGACTTTGAAGAACGGATTGAAAAATGACCACTGCCTCAAAGCCTTTTATAACTTTAAATTGACTTTGGAGAAAAAGCGTCGGTATTATGAAAAAAAGTACGGGGTACTCCCTTTTTTCAAAGCGGGAATGCATGTTGGCATGGTCACCGTTACCGAAGTGGGGAAATACAAGAAGGAAATTGCCTATCATGGGGATACCCTGAATACCACAGCACGGATACAAGGACAGTGCAATATATTGAAAAGTAAGTTGTTGATTTCTGAAACCTTGGTCAATAATCTGAGTTCCAACATATACGCATTTACTGCAATGGGCAGCATTTCCCTAAAGGGAAAAGAGGAAAAAGTGGCTCTTTATGCAGTCTCTGAAAATTAA
- a CDS encoding MarR family transcriptional regulator, whose protein sequence is MVAILTGDIKNSSAHKATKWLTELKKALGRYGKEPKAWEIYRGDSFQLETTPENALEAAVYIKAALKQIRNLDVRIAIGLGEKTYDAEKITESNGPAFVYSGECFENLKKQHLGIKTVNPDFDTNITLMLELALLTMDDWTPAISKTVKSAIENPEMNQKQLATLLHKSQGNISEELNKAGFDEIQKMIQFYQSQLSQL, encoded by the coding sequence ATGGTTGCCATACTTACAGGAGACATCAAAAACTCATCGGCACACAAAGCCACTAAATGGTTAACCGAATTAAAGAAAGCTTTGGGTAGATATGGGAAAGAACCCAAAGCTTGGGAAATTTATCGGGGTGATAGTTTTCAGTTGGAAACCACTCCAGAAAATGCCCTGGAAGCTGCTGTGTATATAAAAGCTGCTCTTAAACAGATTCGCAATTTGGATGTGCGGATTGCCATTGGGCTAGGCGAAAAAACCTATGATGCCGAAAAAATAACGGAGTCCAATGGACCTGCTTTTGTATATTCGGGCGAGTGTTTTGAAAATCTCAAAAAACAACATCTGGGCATAAAAACAGTAAATCCTGATTTTGACACAAACATAACCCTGATGTTGGAACTGGCTCTTCTTACTATGGATGATTGGACACCTGCCATCTCCAAAACAGTAAAAAGTGCTATTGAAAATCCAGAAATGAACCAAAAACAACTGGCCACCCTACTTCACAAATCCCAAGGAAATATAAGTGAGGAGTTGAACAAGGCTGGCTTTGATGAAATCCAAAAAATGATCCAATTCTACCAATCCCAACTCTCCCAACTATGA
- a CDS encoding DUF5367 family protein, with protein sequence MKFFRAVFIGLIIWILGVGIFLLSYFIPVMDDLDFQANLVLSLAVIPLVWMGSWFYYIKYTKTHGLKIGAIMFMTSALMDALITVPYLMAPYGESYYSFFIAPGFWLIAVEFVLTVVLFWNFRVKPSKHKNNQFKIK encoded by the coding sequence ATGAAATTTTTTAGAGCGGTATTCATAGGACTTATCATCTGGATTTTGGGAGTGGGTATTTTTCTACTGTCCTATTTTATCCCGGTTATGGATGATTTGGATTTTCAGGCCAATCTGGTGCTTTCATTGGCAGTGATTCCCTTGGTTTGGATGGGTTCGTGGTTCTACTACATCAAATACACTAAAACCCATGGATTGAAAATAGGGGCAATAATGTTTATGACCAGCGCCTTGATGGATGCCCTTATTACGGTTCCTTACCTGATGGCCCCTTATGGAGAATCTTATTACAGTTTCTTTATCGCACCTGGTTTCTGGCTGATAGCCGTGGAGTTTGTTCTTACTGTTGTGCTGTTTTGGAATTTCAGGGTGAAGCCTAGTAAACACAAAAACAATCAATTCAAAATAAAATAA
- a CDS encoding DUF3307 domain-containing protein → MILALKLILAHFIGDFALQPGHWVEKKLQNKWKSKYLYWHIGVHLLTLLLILQFQHLGAVAIIVISHFIIDVGKLSLTNEKNYRWLFVVDQILHLLVIVAMIYWISPFEVDFSTLFGEKTLLLITFLVFVTYVCGIFMRMLLAPYIDEIAKDDESTEGGSLKNAGTYIGMLERLFVFGFILIQQWAAIGLLIAAKSVFRFGDLNKGKNRKLTEYVLIGTLLSFGLAILSGMVYSYLVTLI, encoded by the coding sequence ATGATACTGGCCCTAAAACTGATCTTGGCCCATTTTATAGGCGATTTTGCCCTCCAGCCCGGTCATTGGGTGGAGAAAAAGCTGCAGAACAAATGGAAATCCAAATACCTCTATTGGCATATTGGGGTTCATCTATTGACCCTACTGCTCATCCTTCAATTTCAACATTTAGGTGCCGTGGCTATCATTGTTATATCCCATTTTATAATTGACGTGGGTAAACTCAGCCTTACCAATGAGAAAAATTACCGATGGCTTTTTGTGGTGGACCAAATCCTGCATCTTTTGGTCATTGTGGCCATGATTTACTGGATTTCCCCTTTTGAGGTTGACTTCAGCACACTATTTGGCGAGAAGACTCTTTTATTGATTACATTTTTGGTATTCGTCACCTATGTCTGCGGTATTTTTATGCGGATGTTATTGGCGCCTTATATCGATGAAATTGCAAAAGACGATGAATCCACTGAGGGCGGCTCCTTGAAAAATGCAGGCACTTATATTGGCATGTTGGAGCGTCTTTTTGTCTTCGGCTTTATTTTGATTCAACAATGGGCCGCCATTGGATTGTTGATTGCTGCCAAATCCGTTTTCCGGTTTGGAGACCTCAACAAGGGCAAGAACCGTAAGCTTACCGAGTATGTCCTTATCGGCACATTGCTGAGTTTTGGGCTCGCTATCCTATCTGGAATGGTCTATAGCTATTTAGTAACATTGATCTAA
- a CDS encoding arsenate reductase family protein → MDDMGVISRDDREIKFFYSSATTIGKQTLGYIRASEKKVMEIDVSKTKVTATQWSELAGLLNIPIKDIINTEHPDFVAKYGKNPDITDENDWLHILEKSPQVFQNPIILNGDKAFQIKTPSHVSSILDGEEQ, encoded by the coding sequence ATGGATGACATGGGCGTAATTTCAAGAGATGACCGTGAAATAAAATTCTTTTACAGTTCTGCAACCACCATCGGAAAGCAGACTTTGGGCTATATACGTGCTTCCGAAAAAAAAGTAATGGAGATAGATGTGTCCAAAACCAAGGTCACCGCTACACAATGGTCCGAGTTGGCAGGCCTATTGAACATTCCCATTAAAGATATCATCAATACGGAGCACCCTGATTTTGTGGCCAAATATGGGAAGAATCCTGATATCACCGATGAGAACGATTGGCTCCACATTCTGGAGAAAAGTCCTCAAGTTTTTCAAAATCCCATCATTTTGAACGGCGACAAAGCTTTTCAAATCAAAACCCCATCCCATGTATCTTCCATTCTGGACGGGGAAGAACAATAG